A genomic window from Nocardioides jiangxiensis includes:
- a CDS encoding FAD/NAD(P)-binding protein — protein sequence MNARPVVAILGAGAAGTLTALHLVRESGRRSTPVEILLVDPADRWGRGTAFGTTDDQHLLNVPAAGMSALPEDPSHFLHWLQDQQPDAHAFTFAPRRTYGRYLDEQLTAAARDILVETTVRHVRATVTDVRRDGARVRLGHAGSPDGLLADAVVVAVGLPTTGEDWAPPALRDSPFFVTDPWAPGALDPIRRDRTGPADVLVVGTGLTAVDVLFSLAGTRPDRRLHTVSRSGRLPSRHADRLKPAAIPDISGWGARLEEIRTAVEQHLTEVAKTTGDWRPALDGLRFRVAELWQRLPEEDRTTFLLRDAAAWNRLRHRIPTESHERLDGLVGSGEIVLGAASVTAVEPLAHGGLRVATTDEAVREVGWVVNCTGPRADVRTLGNPVLDDLLRPRLDGALAVTTTAGMGLATRDGRLVDGRGRHDAPIWTLGALRRGELWESTAVPEIRQQALALAVGVLEAVAPLPRRLADGTWVPGHHPVARPRDPLGLPLSTTAEAAAVFNAGLERLMRLQSGAEELFAQAAALDPDFALAHAALALLGHEAGADTDVTAALAAARRAARTNADDRERSLVSVVGLRIREPRRAGADALRRHIAAYPRDVLAVSAAVPTIAFSGVIDVQQDVWALVENLAPAYGDHWWYISLLAFVRQDQARYDEAALLAESALSCEPSSGHAVHALAHVHYETGQHETGRAWLDHWIDAGGRSASHRAHFAWHAALHELALGDVEAVRARFARQLADVTGVRGLVDTASLLWRWQVAVTDWDTTVPSPPTAAPVLAAVGSQLLGQPETPFIALHAAVAHAANHDAASLDSLGTRCRRSRDEASRSAVAPVCRGLAAVLREDWSTAVTELSTALPGLTAVGGSAAQREIVEETLLLALWRDGRTDVAREVLGDRVDRRHSPLDERRLRLTAG from the coding sequence GTGAACGCCCGCCCCGTCGTCGCGATCCTCGGCGCCGGCGCCGCCGGCACCCTCACCGCGCTCCACCTCGTCCGCGAGTCCGGACGCCGCTCGACTCCCGTCGAGATCCTTCTCGTCGACCCGGCGGACCGCTGGGGACGCGGCACCGCCTTCGGCACCACCGACGACCAGCACCTGCTCAACGTCCCCGCAGCCGGCATGAGCGCCCTGCCCGAGGACCCCTCGCACTTCCTGCACTGGCTGCAGGACCAGCAGCCCGACGCGCACGCCTTCACGTTCGCGCCACGGCGGACCTACGGCCGTTACCTCGACGAGCAGCTGACCGCTGCCGCGCGCGACATCCTCGTCGAGACCACCGTCAGGCACGTGCGCGCCACCGTGACCGACGTACGCCGCGACGGCGCCCGCGTCCGCCTCGGCCATGCCGGCTCACCGGACGGCCTGCTCGCCGATGCGGTGGTGGTGGCGGTCGGCCTCCCCACGACCGGCGAGGACTGGGCACCGCCCGCCCTCCGCGACTCGCCGTTCTTCGTCACCGACCCCTGGGCGCCCGGCGCCCTCGACCCGATACGCCGTGACCGCACCGGCCCCGCCGACGTGCTGGTCGTCGGCACCGGCCTGACGGCGGTCGACGTGCTCTTCTCGCTGGCGGGCACCCGGCCGGACCGGCGCCTGCACACGGTCTCCCGCTCGGGACGCCTGCCCTCGCGCCACGCGGACCGGCTCAAGCCGGCCGCGATCCCCGACATCAGCGGCTGGGGCGCGCGCCTCGAGGAGATCCGGACGGCCGTCGAGCAGCACCTGACCGAGGTCGCGAAGACGACCGGTGACTGGCGGCCGGCGCTCGACGGGCTGCGGTTCCGCGTGGCCGAACTGTGGCAGCGGCTGCCGGAGGAGGACCGGACCACCTTCCTCCTCCGCGACGCCGCAGCGTGGAACCGGCTGCGCCACCGGATCCCCACGGAGAGCCACGAGCGCCTGGACGGGCTCGTCGGCAGCGGTGAGATCGTGCTCGGCGCGGCATCCGTCACGGCGGTCGAGCCGCTCGCTCACGGCGGCCTGCGTGTGGCGACGACCGACGAGGCCGTGCGCGAGGTCGGCTGGGTGGTCAACTGCACCGGCCCGCGCGCCGACGTGCGGACCCTGGGCAACCCGGTCCTCGACGACCTCCTGCGCCCCCGCCTCGACGGTGCCCTCGCGGTCACGACCACCGCGGGAATGGGCCTGGCCACCCGCGACGGACGCCTCGTGGACGGCCGCGGTCGACACGACGCCCCGATCTGGACGCTGGGCGCGCTGCGTCGTGGCGAGCTCTGGGAGTCCACCGCGGTCCCGGAGATCCGGCAGCAGGCACTGGCTCTGGCCGTCGGGGTCCTGGAAGCCGTCGCGCCGCTCCCCCGTCGCCTCGCCGACGGCACCTGGGTGCCGGGCCACCACCCGGTCGCTCGCCCGCGGGATCCGCTCGGCCTCCCGCTCTCGACCACCGCCGAGGCGGCCGCGGTCTTCAACGCCGGCCTGGAGCGGCTCATGCGCCTGCAGTCCGGGGCGGAGGAGCTGTTCGCCCAGGCCGCGGCACTCGACCCGGACTTCGCCCTCGCCCATGCCGCCCTCGCACTGCTCGGCCACGAGGCGGGCGCCGACACCGACGTCACGGCCGCCCTCGCCGCGGCACGCCGGGCCGCACGGACGAACGCCGACGACCGCGAGCGCAGCCTCGTCAGCGTCGTCGGCCTCCGCATCCGCGAGCCGCGCCGGGCCGGGGCGGACGCGCTCCGCCGCCACATCGCCGCGTACCCGCGCGACGTGCTGGCCGTCTCCGCCGCCGTGCCGACGATCGCCTTCTCGGGCGTGATCGACGTCCAGCAGGACGTCTGGGCGCTGGTCGAGAACCTCGCCCCGGCGTACGGCGACCACTGGTGGTACATCTCGCTGCTCGCCTTCGTCCGCCAGGACCAGGCGCGGTACGACGAGGCAGCACTGCTGGCCGAGTCCGCCCTGTCGTGCGAGCCGTCGTCCGGCCACGCCGTGCACGCACTCGCCCATGTCCACTACGAGACCGGGCAGCACGAGACCGGTCGCGCCTGGCTCGACCACTGGATCGACGCGGGCGGCCGGTCGGCGAGCCACCGCGCCCACTTCGCCTGGCACGCCGCGCTCCACGAGCTGGCGCTCGGCGACGTCGAGGCGGTGCGGGCCCGCTTCGCCCGGCAGCTCGCGGACGTGACCGGCGTCCGCGGGCTGGTGGACACGGCCTCGCTCCTGTGGCGCTGGCAGGTCGCCGTCACCGACTGGGACACGACGGTGCCGTCACCACCGACAGCCGCGCCCGTCCTCGCCGCGGTCGGCTCCCAGCTGCTCGGCCAGCCGGAGACGCCGTTCATCGCACTGCACGCCGCGGTCGCCCACGCGGCGAACCACGACGCCGCATCGCTCGACTCGCTCGGCACGCGGTGTCGTCGTTCGCGCGACGAGGCGAGCCGGTCCGCGGTCGCCCCCGTGTGCCGCGGCCTCGCCGCGGTGCTGCGCGAGGACTGGTCGACTGCCGTCACCGAGCTGAGCACGGCCCTGCCGGGACTCACCGCGGTGGGCGGCTCGGCGGCACAGCGCGAGATCGTCGAGGAGACCCTGCTGCTCGCACTGTGGCGCGACGGCCGGACCGACGTGGCACGCGAGGTACTGGGCGACCGGGTCGACCGCCGCCACTCACCGCTCGACGAGCGTCGGCTCCGGCTCACCGCCGGCTGA
- a CDS encoding MMPL family transporter yields MAHQIDRTADRTAPPHTGTDPTSTGRLGSLGLWVADHARLVALSWLVVVIGLGVFAPFVEKNLSGAGWQADGSQSVAARELAQEHFGGNASHALQVVVHSSAGPLTSAEGQRVIAHVTHLLAGDDRIATVVPPQPGATLSRDGTTAVVLAGAGVDTNEMVKVATDLKEELSAAGTSTISVDPTGASVLWSDFNEANLKAMLGSEMRSWPVTLGILVLAFGALVAAGLPLLLTLAGLVASAGSLVLINELVPVSIWAMNFAMMFSLALGIDYALFLVVRYRAAREGQHRTAREAVAETMDTAGKAVLLSGATVLVSLSAVMLVPSPSFRSMAGGIMLSVVFILAATLTLLPLVLVKLDHRINRFALPWVKAGEHRSPAFAAWGERLWRRPVLWGTAALVVLVALAAPIIGLRTAMPSIKVLPEDASARVGYDTVQAAFGKGAPGALQVIADADQADTAYAVLTHDRGIAAAMPPVAAGDGSGLVLIQAVPTVDPSDPALATTVERLRADLPSTAKVGGAAIENIDLKDQLDRSAPLVIGVVMVLGFLLLLVALQAPLISLLGTLASLLSTAAAFGVARLVFQDGHGSGLLGFEHQGFLDAWAPVFFFAMIFAIAMDYTVFLLASAKEHWEKSGDPREAMVGAVAHSGRVIFAAGGVMVAVFFTFALSGPLPPKEMGVILGVAVLLDAFLVRLVLLPVMLRLAGRAAWASPAWLRRILPTIRFSH; encoded by the coding sequence ATGGCGCACCAGATCGACCGGACGGCGGACCGGACCGCCCCTCCCCACACCGGCACCGACCCGACCAGCACTGGCCGGCTCGGCTCCCTCGGCCTGTGGGTCGCCGACCACGCACGGCTGGTCGCCCTGTCCTGGCTCGTGGTCGTGATCGGCCTCGGTGTCTTCGCGCCGTTCGTCGAGAAGAACCTCTCGGGAGCGGGCTGGCAGGCCGACGGCTCGCAGTCCGTGGCAGCACGCGAGCTCGCACAGGAGCACTTCGGCGGCAACGCCAGCCACGCCCTGCAGGTCGTCGTGCACAGCTCCGCGGGCCCGCTGACCTCCGCCGAGGGACAGCGCGTGATCGCGCACGTCACCCACCTGCTCGCCGGGGACGACCGCATCGCCACCGTCGTCCCGCCCCAGCCCGGCGCCACCCTCTCCCGCGACGGCACCACAGCAGTCGTGCTGGCCGGTGCCGGCGTCGACACGAACGAGATGGTGAAGGTCGCCACCGACCTCAAGGAGGAGCTCTCTGCCGCGGGAACCTCGACCATCTCGGTCGACCCCACGGGAGCGTCGGTGCTCTGGTCCGACTTCAACGAGGCGAACCTGAAGGCCATGCTCGGCTCGGAGATGCGGTCCTGGCCGGTGACGCTCGGCATCCTCGTGCTCGCCTTCGGCGCGCTCGTGGCCGCCGGCCTCCCGCTCCTGCTGACCCTGGCCGGCCTCGTCGCCTCGGCCGGCTCCCTCGTGCTGATCAACGAGCTCGTGCCCGTCTCCATCTGGGCGATGAACTTCGCGATGATGTTCTCCCTCGCGCTGGGCATCGACTACGCGCTCTTCCTCGTCGTCCGCTACCGCGCCGCCCGCGAGGGCCAGCACCGGACCGCGCGCGAGGCGGTCGCCGAGACGATGGACACCGCCGGCAAGGCAGTCCTGCTCTCCGGCGCCACCGTGCTCGTCTCCCTCTCCGCCGTCATGCTCGTGCCCTCGCCGTCGTTCCGCTCGATGGCCGGCGGCATCATGCTCTCGGTCGTCTTCATCCTCGCGGCGACGCTGACCCTGCTGCCCCTCGTCCTGGTCAAGCTGGACCACCGGATCAACCGCTTCGCCCTGCCCTGGGTCAAGGCCGGCGAGCACCGCTCACCCGCCTTCGCCGCCTGGGGCGAGCGGCTGTGGCGCCGCCCGGTCCTGTGGGGCACGGCCGCCCTCGTGGTCCTGGTGGCCCTGGCCGCCCCGATCATCGGCCTGCGCACGGCGATGCCGTCGATCAAGGTCCTGCCCGAGGACGCCAGCGCGCGGGTCGGCTACGACACGGTCCAGGCGGCGTTCGGCAAGGGCGCCCCCGGCGCCCTGCAGGTGATCGCCGATGCCGACCAGGCCGACACGGCGTACGCGGTCCTCACCCACGACCGGGGCATCGCGGCCGCGATGCCGCCGGTGGCGGCGGGTGACGGCAGCGGTCTCGTGCTGATCCAGGCCGTGCCGACGGTCGACCCGTCCGATCCGGCCCTGGCGACGACGGTGGAGCGCCTGCGCGCCGACCTGCCGTCGACGGCCAAGGTGGGCGGCGCCGCGATCGAGAACATCGACCTCAAGGACCAGCTCGACCGCTCGGCGCCACTCGTGATCGGCGTCGTCATGGTGCTCGGTTTCCTGCTCCTGCTGGTCGCCCTGCAGGCACCGCTGATCTCGCTGCTCGGCACGCTGGCCAGCCTGCTCTCGACGGCTGCCGCGTTCGGGGTCGCCCGCCTGGTCTTCCAGGACGGACACGGCTCCGGCCTCCTCGGCTTCGAGCACCAGGGCTTCCTCGACGCCTGGGCGCCGGTCTTCTTCTTCGCGATGATCTTCGCCATCGCGATGGACTACACGGTCTTCCTGCTGGCCTCCGCCAAGGAGCACTGGGAGAAGTCGGGCGATCCCCGGGAAGCCATGGTCGGCGCGGTGGCCCACTCCGGACGCGTGATCTTCGCCGCCGGAGGCGTCATGGTCGCGGTCTTCTTCACCTTCGCGCTCTCCGGCCCGCTTCCGCCGAAGGAGATGGGCGTCATCCTCGGCGTCGCCGTCCTCCTCGACGCCTTCCTGGTCCGGCTGGTCCTGCTCCCGGTGATGCTCCGCCTCGCCGGACGCGCGGCCTGGGCCTCCCCCGCCTGGCTCCGCCGGATCCTGCCCACCATCCGCTTCTCGCACTGA
- a CDS encoding TerC family protein — protein MDALLGDSVASPTVWIATLLVTLGIVLVDVVIIGRRPHEPTLREASRYLTFYVALAVAFGIGLWVFAEPHALSPSPGPEFFAGWLTEYSLSVDNLFIFIIIMASFNVPRQFQQKALLIGIVLALIFRGVFIVVGAAAINEFSWVFYLFGAFLIYTAVKLAREGAEDEDEFEENKLVAFAEKRLPATKEWHGTALLVRLGDKRVITPMFLVVLTLGTTDLLFALDSIPAIYGLTKDPYLVFTANIFALMGLRQLYFLIGGLLERLVYLSYGLAFLLGFIGVKLVLHALHENELPFINDGHHVAWAPDIPIWLSLVVIIGTLAVTTVVSLVASARMTAAERDEVTGPRRDWANDD, from the coding sequence ATGGATGCACTCCTCGGCGACTCGGTCGCCTCCCCCACCGTATGGATCGCGACGCTGCTGGTCACGCTCGGCATCGTCCTCGTCGACGTCGTCATCATCGGCCGCCGCCCGCACGAGCCCACGCTGCGTGAGGCCAGCCGCTACCTGACGTTCTACGTCGCGCTGGCAGTCGCCTTCGGCATCGGTCTCTGGGTCTTCGCCGAGCCGCACGCGCTCTCGCCCAGCCCCGGCCCGGAGTTCTTCGCCGGCTGGCTGACCGAGTACTCGCTCTCGGTCGACAACCTCTTCATCTTCATCATCATCATGGCCAGCTTCAACGTGCCGCGGCAGTTCCAGCAGAAGGCACTGCTGATCGGCATCGTGCTGGCACTGATCTTCCGCGGCGTCTTCATCGTGGTCGGAGCCGCGGCGATCAACGAGTTCAGCTGGGTCTTCTACCTCTTCGGGGCGTTCCTGATCTACACCGCGGTCAAGCTCGCCAGGGAGGGCGCGGAGGACGAGGACGAGTTCGAGGAGAACAAGCTGGTCGCGTTCGCCGAGAAGCGCCTTCCGGCCACGAAGGAGTGGCACGGCACGGCCCTCCTGGTCCGGCTCGGCGACAAGCGGGTGATCACCCCGATGTTCCTCGTCGTCCTCACGCTGGGCACGACCGACCTGCTCTTCGCGCTCGACTCGATCCCGGCGATCTACGGCCTGACCAAGGACCCGTACCTGGTCTTCACCGCCAACATCTTCGCCCTCATGGGCCTGCGCCAGCTCTACTTCCTCATCGGCGGACTGCTCGAGAGGCTCGTCTACCTCTCCTACGGCCTGGCGTTCCTGCTCGGCTTCATCGGCGTGAAGCTCGTCCTGCACGCCCTGCACGAGAACGAGCTGCCCTTCATCAACGACGGCCACCACGTGGCCTGGGCGCCGGACATCCCGATCTGGCTCTCGCTGGTCGTCATCATCGGCACCCTCGCGGTCACGACCGTCGTCTCCCTGGTCGCGAGCGCCCGGATGACCGCCGCCGAGCGCGACGAGGTCACCGGTCCCCGGCGCGACTGGGCGAACGACGACTGA
- a CDS encoding GPGG-motif small membrane protein, which translates to MAFILWIIAVILVIAGIASLFRGEMLWGIVLIIVGLAVGPGGYSIFNR; encoded by the coding sequence ATGGCATTCATCCTGTGGATCATCGCGGTCATCCTGGTCATCGCCGGCATCGCCAGCCTCTTCCGGGGCGAGATGCTCTGGGGCATCGTCCTGATCATCGTCGGACTCGCCGTCGGACCGGGTGGCTACAGCATCTTCAACCGCTGA
- a CDS encoding metal-sensitive transcriptional regulator, with protein MKLDQDEVKPVITRMKRAHGHLATVIRMLEEGADCEDALTQLAAVNKALSRSGFALVATGMQACLREEGPDGVDTARMEKLFLSLA; from the coding sequence ATGAAGCTGGACCAGGACGAGGTCAAGCCCGTCATCACCCGGATGAAGCGGGCGCACGGCCACCTGGCCACCGTGATCCGGATGCTCGAGGAGGGCGCGGACTGCGAGGACGCGCTGACCCAGCTCGCGGCGGTCAACAAGGCGCTCAGCCGCAGCGGGTTCGCGCTGGTCGCGACCGGGATGCAGGCGTGCCTGCGCGAGGAGGGGCCGGACGGCGTCGACACCGCCCGCATGGAGAAGCTCTTCCTCTCCCTCGCCTAG
- a CDS encoding DUF302 domain-containing protein: protein MEEFTLASTIAAPYDEAVARVRHALADAGFGVLTEIDLKATLKAKLDLDVAPRVILGACRPQLAHRALEADPRVAAMLPCNVVVSAVDDGTSRVEVFDPAAMTSFSASSAIAEVAAEARDRLTQMLARLEGQEA from the coding sequence ATGGAGGAGTTCACGCTCGCGAGCACGATCGCCGCGCCGTACGACGAGGCGGTGGCGCGTGTGCGTCACGCGCTGGCCGACGCCGGCTTCGGTGTGCTCACGGAGATCGACCTGAAGGCGACGCTCAAGGCGAAGCTCGACCTCGACGTGGCGCCGCGTGTGATCCTCGGCGCCTGCCGTCCGCAGCTGGCCCACCGTGCCCTCGAGGCGGACCCGCGGGTGGCCGCGATGCTCCCGTGCAACGTGGTGGTCTCGGCCGTCGACGACGGGACGAGCCGGGTGGAGGTCTTCGACCCGGCGGCCATGACATCCTTCAGTGCATCGTCGGCGATCGCGGAGGTCGCCGCCGAGGCGCGCGACCGGCTCACGCAGATGCTGGCGCGGCTCGAGGGGCAGGAGGCCTGA